A genomic segment from Thermothielavioides terrestris NRRL 8126 chromosome 4, complete sequence encodes:
- a CDS encoding SNF5-like protein (Contains conserved domain SNF5[pfam04855], SNF5 / SMARCB1 / INI1) — protein MAASQASAAGGDGGGLSSTAPPTSAPGVPSSSSSTSTSTASASAPAAAAAAAAATPSKSGPPQADAASAIAVRDKDALNKVIVERFQTHDWIHSAALKEAQIRLEKDTKDMLARASDYRAYRDYYASFPARLYGEGYRGYGNGYTENGGTTKIIYPSQKPRPGKRTTPPLKFSKKDMRKQAEQHEELVPVRIDVDWDRIKLRDTFTFNLHERLVSVEFFAAQLIEDMGLSPTLDKPVYDQVVQQMHEQLNDFYPFAYAEEDALDPELPYSAYKNDEMRILVKLNITIGAHTLVDQFEWDINNPMNSPEDFAASMARDLSLSGEFTTAIAHCIREQTQLFTRSLYSIGHPFDGRPIEDADLVAAFLPSPLPSVFRPQQQAKDYAPYLYENTEAELERTETMFSREQRRQKRSINRRGGPQLPDLKERQRTIRTSIVSSVLPGAAPSIEESRLFKRTVGSGLAGRGKLAARDGDLSDSEDSDESAPDSPAMSQLQGTARTRGMRGAASAAAQRMANLGRSETPEATIHHHETRTSRRFGREATREQTEEPLQQIVTLRVNPAKLRKLMRDLKMRHAPPPGATPTLAHQRAPSSVVPGSMGPPATPSSSSQPPPPKPSNTVSSLQGQLGRVPAPPPEPNGSAPNVPPPPPPEWLTAALAELLKSYPSDSFEAIMRYCAINTETNAFVSLPLPPGEPVPPPNVQFAWLPRIRCRDCPGKSYTAGPDMTVQNFEVHLKNRVHRERVAARLKKAQSGGQG, from the exons ATGGCCGCCTCGCAGGCGtcggccgctggcggcgacggcggcggatTGTCATCAACGGCGCCCCCGACCTCTGCTCCCGGCGTtccatcctcatcctcatccaCATCCACATccaccgcctcggcctcggcgccggccgctgccgccgccgccgccgccgccacgccgtcCAAGTCCGGCCCTCCCCAGGCCGATGCCGCCTCCGCAATTGCCGTTCGCGACAAGGACGCTCTCAACAAAGTCATCGTCGAGCGCTTCCAGACGCACGATTGGATCCATTCAGCTGCCCTCAAAGAGGCCCAGATCCGACTCGAAAAGGACACCAAGGACAtgctcgcgcgcgcgagcgACTATCGCGCATACAGGGACTACTACGCCAGCTTCCCGGCCAGGCTCTACGGTGAGGGCTACCGCGGTTACGGCAACGGCTACACCGAGAATGGCGGCACTACCAAAATTATCTATCCGTCACAGAAGCCGCGCCCCGGCAAGCGGACAACGCCCCCCCTGAAGTTCAGCAAGAAGGACATGAggaagcaggccgagcagcaTGAGGAGCTGGTGCCCGTCCGGATAGACGTCGACTGGGACAGGATCAAGCTGCGTGACACTTTTACCTTCAACCTCCACGAGCGCCTCGTGTCCGTCGAGTTCTTTGCCGCCCAGCTCATCGAGGACATGGGCCTCAGTCCGACACTCGACAAGCCCGTCTACGACCAGGTGGTACAGCAGATGCATGAGCAGCTCAACGATTTTTACCCCTTCGCCTAcgccgaggaagacgccCTTGACCCCGAGCTTCCGTATTCCGCTTACAAGAACGACGAGATGCGCATCCTCGTCAAACTCAACATCACCATTGGCGCTCACACCCTGGTAGATCAGTTCGAGTGGGATATCAACAATCCAATGAATTCCCCCGAGGATTTCGCCGCCAGCATGGCCCGCGATTTATCGCTCTCGGGCGAGTTCACAACAGCGATTGCCCACTGCATCCGCGAGCAGACGCAGCTTTTCACTCGCAGTTTGTACAGCATCGGCCACCCCTTCGACGGCCGTCCGATTGAAGACGCCGATCTTGTGGCCGCATTCCTCCCCTCGCCCTTACCCTCCGTTTTTAGACCCCAGCAGCAAGCGAAAGATTACGCCCCATACCTTTACGAGAACACAGAAGCCGAGCTGGAGAGGACCGAAACCATGTTTTCGCGTGAGCAGAGGAGGCAAAAGCGGTCCATCAACCGTCGCGGAGGTCCCCAGCTGCCGGACCTCAAGGAGAGGCAGAGGACAATCCGGACATCGATCGTCTCCTCAGTACTACCCGGTGCCGCCCCTAGTATCGAAGAGAGTCGCCTGTTCAAGCGGACAGTAGGCAGTGGCCTTGCTGGGAGGGGCAAGCTGGCTGCCCGTGACGGCGACTTGTCCGACTCGGAGGATAGCGACGAATCCGCCCCTGATTCTCCGGCCATGTCACAGCTCCAAGGCACCGCCAGGACCAGGGGCATGCGCGGTGCCGCCAGTGCAGCTGCCCAGCGCATGGCCAACCTCGGGCGGTCCGAGACACCTGAGGCTACCATACATCACCACGAGACAAGGACATCACGCCGCTTCGGCCGCGAAGCAACCCGGGAGCAGACCGAGGAGCCACTACAACAGATCGTCACCCTCAGAGTGAACCCCGCGAAACTAAGAAAGCTTATGCGAGACCTCAAGATGCGAcacgcgccgccgcctggcgcAACACCCACTCTTGCCCACCAACGTGCCCCTAGCTCCGTCGTCCCGGGCTCCATGGGTCCTCCCGCCACCCCATCCTCATCTAGCCAACCACCCCCGCCCAAACCATCGAACACCGTCTCGTCTCTTCAAGGCCAACTTGGCCGCGTTCCGGCCCCTCCACCCGAGCCAAACGGAAGCGCGCCCAACGTGCCGCCG cccccgccgccggaaTGGCTcaccgccgcgctcgccgagctgctcaagtCGTACCCGTCCGACTCGTTCGAGGCCATCATGCGCTACTGCGCCATCAACACCGAGACCAACGCCTTCgtctcgctgccgctgccccccGGCGagcccgtgccgccgcccaacGTCCAGTTCGCCTGGCTGCCGCGCATCCGCTGCCGCGACTGCCCCGGCAAGTCCTACACCGCCGGGCCCGACATGACGGTGCAGAACTTCGAGGTCCACCTCAAGAACCGCGTGCACAGGGAGCGCGTCGCCGCGCGGCTGAAGAAGGCCCAGAGCGGCGGGCAGGGTTAG